CACCTGCTGCTACAGCATCGATGATTTCATCTGTAAGTTTTGATACTCCATCTTCTACTATTACAAGAGGTCTTCTTGCTCGTCCAGGATCTGTAAATATGAATATTTCATTATTTTCTGCATAGTAGGTAATGTTAAGTTCATGAGTTAGTTCATTAGATCGTCTTTTTGTTTTAACTTCATTTACAAATAATTCTGGCTCATCAGTAGTTCCAATTAATTTACCATTTATATATATTTTTACTGTTGGCATTCTATTTACTCCCTCAATATTTATGATTCCATATTATGATCTAATGGTGTTATATAGTCGAGTTGTTTAATATCTTCTTCAATATCTTTAAGTGGATATCCTTCTGATATTTTTGTTACGATAGCAAGGTTTTTTACAAGTCCACAGTTTGGACCTTCCGGTGTTTCGTTAGGACAGATTTTACCGAACTGTGTTGGGTGTAAATCCCTAGCTTCAAAGTGAGGCTGACTTCTTGAAAGTGGTGATACTACACGTTTAAGGTGTGATAGTGTTCCCATGTAACTTGTTCTGTCAAGAAGCTGACTTACTCCAGCTCTTCCTCCAACCCAGTTACCTGTTGCTATTGCGTGTTTTATATTTTCTGTTATAACATCTGATCTTACAGCTTGTTTTATTGAAGGTTCTTTTCCACGTGATAGGCTACGTTCTAGTTGATATGTCATATCACGAGTTAAGCTTGTAAATGCTACTCTGAATAGATCTTCCATAAGATCTCCAGATACTCTTAATCTTTTATTTGCGTAGTGGTCCTTATCGTGAGGTTCACGTTCACCATTTATAACCTGTAGGAGCATATCTGCCATTTCTGCAAGATATACAGCTTTGTCAATACGATCTTCAGGTTCTACACCAATGTGAGGTAAGAGGTATCTGTCAATAACATCTTCTGCTCTTTTAATTTTGTATTCTTCTGTCATTCCTTTTGCTACTCTGTTACCAATGTATTTGATTGCATCGTATTTTGTTGTAACACCTGTTGTTTGAATATCGTCAATTAATAAGAATTGTGTATTTATATCATCAGATACACTGTTTACTAAATCTACATCTCTTTCAAATCCAAGTGCTCTTAATAGGATTACAAGTGGTATTTCTCCAGGTACATATGGGAATGAAATTCTTAGGAATACTCCTTTTTTATGTGGTTTTCTGTATTCAAGTGTTATTCTTGCACGGAATCCACTTTTTATTGAAGTTACAACAGCTCTTGCTCTTCTATCTTCAATATCTTTTTCACTCTGTTCAAGTATAATTTTGTTAGGAGCAATTTCTTCCATAGTTACAATAGCTCTTTCTGATCCATTTACTATGAAGTATCCTCCAGGATCCTGTGGATCTTCTCCTACTTTTTCAAGTTCCGCATCATTAAGTCCATGTAGGTGACATGCTTTTGATTTTAGCATGACAGGTAATTCACCTATATACACTTTTTCCATTTCATAATCATCACTGTCTCCTTTAACAAGAGCCATGTC
The genomic region above belongs to Methanosphaera sp. and contains:
- a CDS encoding DNA-directed RNA polymerase subunit B'', whose product is MTKNAWSLVDSYFDEYDIVDHHIRSYNDFLDNKIQEIVDITEPITLDHGEYTIKTGDVEIVKPFIKEADGSKSIIEPSEARLRNLNYSAHMYLDMALVKGDSDDYEMEKVYIGELPVMLKSKACHLHGLNDAELEKVGEDPQDPGGYFIVNGSERAIVTMEEIAPNKIILEQSEKDIEDRRARAVVTSIKSGFRARITLEYRKPHKKGVFLRISFPYVPGEIPLVILLRALGFERDVDLVNSVSDDINTQFLLIDDIQTTGVTTKYDAIKYIGNRVAKGMTEEYKIKRAEDVIDRYLLPHIGVEPEDRIDKAVYLAEMADMLLQVINGEREPHDKDHYANKRLRVSGDLMEDLFRVAFTSLTRDMTYQLERSLSRGKEPSIKQAVRSDVITENIKHAIATGNWVGGRAGVSQLLDRTSYMGTLSHLKRVVSPLSRSQPHFEARDLHPTQFGKICPNETPEGPNCGLVKNLAIVTKISEGYPLKDIEEDIKQLDYITPLDHNMES